In Rhodococcus rhodochrous, a single genomic region encodes these proteins:
- a CDS encoding nitroreductase family deazaflavin-dependent oxidoreductase, which produces MSSSDDWNAQVIAEFRANEGRVGGNFEGAPMALLHHRGRKSGRETVTPTLYLPDPEDAATMYVFASKGGAPSHPAWYYNLTTAGRAEVEVGTETFEVTVEEITGAERDRIYAEQARRYPGFAEYEEKTRGVRTIPVLALHRN; this is translated from the coding sequence ATGAGTTCGTCCGACGACTGGAATGCGCAGGTGATTGCCGAGTTTCGGGCCAACGAAGGCCGGGTCGGCGGCAACTTCGAAGGCGCACCGATGGCGCTCCTGCACCATCGCGGTCGCAAGAGCGGTCGCGAGACGGTGACTCCTACGCTGTATCTGCCGGATCCTGAGGATGCCGCGACCATGTACGTCTTCGCGAGCAAAGGGGGTGCCCCCTCCCATCCAGCCTGGTACTACAACCTCACCACCGCGGGACGGGCAGAGGTCGAGGTCGGCACCGAGACCTTCGAGGTCACGGTAGAAGAGATCACCGGCGCCGAGCGCGACCGCATCTATGCCGAGCAGGCCCGCCGCTACCCCGGTTTCGCCGAGTACGAGGAGAAGACCCGCGGCGTGCGGACCATTCCGGTCCTTGCTCTCCACCGAAACTGA
- a CDS encoding TerD family protein, which produces MAIDYNKKPEQNAGGVNLSKINLTKESPTVSLSKAGSGQGVTRVNLNWSRGEQPKKGFLSKLMGASGGVDLDLGCLFELADGSKGVIQALGNSFGALNTPPYIHLDGDDRTGSNTGGENMHVNLERPELFKRVLIFAMIYEGAPNWAAVDGVVTLTPPSGPQIEVRLDSPNNSARICAIAMLQNTGQGITVERLVQYIDGSQSDLDRAFGWGMQWQAGRK; this is translated from the coding sequence ATGGCCATCGACTACAACAAGAAGCCCGAGCAGAACGCCGGCGGCGTCAACCTGAGCAAGATCAACCTCACCAAGGAATCCCCGACCGTCAGCCTGTCGAAGGCCGGGTCCGGGCAGGGCGTCACGCGAGTGAACCTCAACTGGTCCCGCGGTGAGCAGCCGAAGAAGGGCTTCCTCTCGAAGCTCATGGGCGCGAGCGGTGGGGTGGACCTCGACCTCGGCTGCCTGTTCGAGCTTGCCGACGGATCCAAGGGCGTCATCCAGGCGCTCGGGAACAGCTTCGGGGCGCTGAACACCCCGCCGTACATCCACCTCGACGGCGACGACCGCACCGGCTCGAACACCGGCGGCGAGAACATGCACGTCAACCTCGAGCGCCCCGAACTGTTCAAGCGGGTGCTGATCTTCGCGATGATCTACGAGGGCGCGCCGAACTGGGCTGCCGTGGACGGCGTCGTGACGCTGACCCCGCCGTCGGGTCCGCAGATCGAGGTGCGTCTGGACTCGCCGAACAACAGCGCGCGCATCTGCGCGATCGCGATGCTGCAGAACACCGGGCAGGGCATCACCGTCGAACGTCTCGTGCAGTACATCGACGGCAGCCAGTCCGACCTCGACCGCGCGTTCGGGTGGGGCATGCAGTGGCAGGCAGGACGCAAGTAG